The following coding sequences lie in one Allochromatium vinosum DSM 180 genomic window:
- the ccmD gene encoding heme exporter protein CcmD encodes MSDFFSQGGYAFFVWGAYGMVALLLVAEVLQLRLQHRTILARLGRLARLSQSSRPE; translated from the coding sequence ATGAGCGATTTCTTTTCTCAGGGCGGTTACGCCTTCTTCGTCTGGGGCGCCTACGGCATGGTGGCGCTACTGTTGGTGGCCGAGGTGCTGCAATTGCGTCTCCAGCATCGAACCATTTTGGCGCGATTGGGTCGATTGGCCCGACTGTCCCAATCCTCGCGTCCGGAGTGA
- the ccmE gene encoding cytochrome c maturation protein CcmE, whose amino-acid sequence MKARQKRLVFVGLAILGIGAASTLAITALKSNLSYFFSPSQVIAKEAPADHVFRLGGLVTEGSLQRQGEGLTVYFDVTDNASTVKVAYEGILPDLFKEGSGVVAKGRLRPDGVFQAEEVLAKHDEEYMPPEVASTLQTAHAEGVANAAANPSPANSGAAN is encoded by the coding sequence ATGAAAGCACGACAGAAACGACTGGTCTTCGTCGGTCTGGCGATCCTGGGGATCGGCGCGGCCTCGACCCTGGCCATCACGGCGCTCAAGAGCAATCTCTCCTATTTCTTCAGCCCTTCGCAGGTCATCGCCAAGGAAGCACCGGCCGATCACGTCTTCCGGCTCGGCGGACTCGTCACCGAAGGTTCGTTGCAGCGCCAGGGCGAGGGTCTGACGGTCTATTTCGACGTGACCGACAATGCGTCGACCGTCAAGGTCGCTTATGAGGGCATCCTGCCCGATCTGTTCAAGGAAGGCTCGGGGGTGGTCGCCAAGGGCCGGCTGCGCCCGGATGGCGTGTTCCAGGCCGAGGAAGTCCTGGCCAAGCATGACGAGGAATACATGCCGCCCGAGGTCGCCAGCACGCTCCAGACCGCCCATGCCGAAGGCGTGGCCAACGCCGCCGCCAACCCAAGCCCAGCCAACAGTGGAGCGGCCAACTGA
- a CDS encoding heme lyase CcmF/NrfE family subunit, protein MVPELGHFALLLALVLTLVQASVPLIGSFTGNRAWMAMARPLAWGQLTFIGIAFLCLLIAFLDDDFSVLYVASNSNTLMPTLYKISAIWGAHEGSLLLWILMLAGWGAAVAQFSRNLPLPMIARVISVQAMIAIGFMLFTLLTSNPFDRIFPAPLEGRDLNPLLQDPGLAIHPPMLYMGYVGFSVAFAFAIAALIGGKLDAAWARWSRPWTTVAWVFLTIGIALGSWWAYYELGWGGWWFWDPVENASFMPWLVGTALMHSLAVTEKRAAFKNWTVLLAISTFSLSLLGTFLVRSGVLTSVHAFATDPTRGSFILLFLCVVIGGSLALYAWRAPTISGGGRFDLLSRETFLLINNLLLTTLAVLVLFGTLAPLIYEAAGWGKISVGFPWFNKMFVALSPLLILATAIGPHVHWKHDEAWRLVRALWIALALGIAAVLTVSLPGMSADQMATGFGVGMAVWLAASHLVSLFDRLKHKGGLRGLKADLTGNSRGYYGMWLAHMGLAVFIVGVTMVSIHGEETDVRMSPGASHEASGYRFQFNGVTAIPGPNYQAFRGDFVVYRGEREIARLYPEKRKYVSGGMPMTEAAIDAGFLRDIYISLGEPVGVQGDWALRLYHKPYVRWIWLGCILMAIGGTLAATDRRYRTVRQTATVPTDVALAKA, encoded by the coding sequence ATGGTGCCTGAACTCGGTCATTTCGCCCTGCTGCTGGCGCTGGTGCTGACGCTGGTCCAGGCCAGCGTGCCCCTGATCGGCAGCTTCACCGGCAATCGTGCCTGGATGGCCATGGCGCGTCCGCTGGCCTGGGGCCAGCTCACCTTCATCGGCATCGCTTTTCTCTGTCTGCTGATCGCCTTCCTGGACGACGACTTCTCGGTTCTCTATGTCGCGTCCAATTCCAACACCCTGATGCCGACGCTCTACAAGATCTCGGCCATCTGGGGCGCGCACGAAGGTTCGCTGCTGCTGTGGATCCTGATGCTCGCCGGCTGGGGCGCGGCGGTCGCGCAGTTCAGCCGCAACCTGCCGCTGCCGATGATCGCGCGCGTCATCTCGGTGCAGGCGATGATCGCCATCGGTTTCATGCTGTTCACGCTGCTGACCTCCAACCCCTTCGACCGCATCTTCCCGGCACCGCTCGAAGGCCGTGACCTCAATCCGCTGTTGCAGGATCCGGGGCTGGCCATCCATCCGCCGATGCTCTACATGGGCTACGTTGGCTTCTCGGTCGCCTTTGCGTTTGCCATCGCCGCGCTGATCGGCGGCAAGCTGGATGCGGCCTGGGCGCGCTGGTCGCGGCCCTGGACCACGGTCGCCTGGGTGTTCCTGACCATCGGCATCGCGCTCGGCTCCTGGTGGGCCTATTACGAACTCGGCTGGGGCGGCTGGTGGTTCTGGGATCCGGTCGAGAACGCCTCCTTCATGCCCTGGCTGGTCGGCACCGCGCTGATGCACTCGCTGGCCGTGACCGAGAAGCGCGCCGCCTTCAAGAACTGGACGGTGCTGCTGGCGATCTCGACCTTCTCGCTCTCCTTGCTCGGCACCTTCCTGGTGCGCTCGGGCGTGCTGACCTCGGTCCACGCCTTCGCCACCGACCCGACGCGCGGCAGCTTCATCCTGCTGTTCCTGTGCGTGGTCATCGGCGGTTCGCTCGCGCTCTATGCCTGGCGCGCGCCGACGATCTCCGGCGGCGGGCGCTTCGATCTGCTCTCGCGCGAGACCTTCCTGCTCATCAACAACCTGCTGCTGACCACGCTCGCGGTGCTGGTGCTGTTCGGTACGCTCGCCCCGCTGATCTACGAGGCGGCTGGCTGGGGCAAGATCTCGGTCGGCTTTCCCTGGTTCAACAAGATGTTCGTCGCCCTGTCGCCGCTGCTGATCCTGGCCACGGCCATCGGGCCGCATGTGCACTGGAAGCATGACGAAGCCTGGCGGCTGGTGCGCGCGCTCTGGATCGCGCTGGCGCTCGGGATCGCGGCCGTCCTCACCGTCTCGCTGCCGGGTATGTCCGCCGATCAGATGGCGACCGGATTCGGTGTCGGCATGGCGGTGTGGCTGGCTGCGTCTCATCTGGTCAGCCTGTTCGACCGGCTCAAGCACAAGGGCGGACTGCGCGGTCTCAAGGCCGATCTCACCGGCAACAGTCGCGGCTATTACGGCATGTGGCTGGCGCACATGGGACTGGCGGTCTTCATCGTCGGCGTGACCATGGTCTCGATCCACGGCGAAGAGACCGACGTGCGTATGTCGCCCGGCGCCAGCCACGAGGCCTCCGGCTATCGCTTCCAGTTCAACGGCGTGACCGCCATCCCCGGCCCCAACTATCAGGCGTTCCGGGGCGACTTCGTCGTCTATCGCGGTGAGCGCGAGATCGCCCGGCTCTATCCCGAGAAGCGCAAATATGTCTCAGGCGGGATGCCCATGACCGAGGCGGCCATCGACGCCGGGTTCCTGCGCGACATCTATATCTCGCTCGGCGAGCCGGTCGGCGTCCAGGGCGACTGGGCCTTGCGCCTCTATCACAAACCCTATGTGCGCTGGATCTGGCTCGGCTGCATCCTGATGGCCATCGGCGGCACGCTGGCCGCGACCGACCGGCGTTATCGTACCGTCCGCCAGACGGCAACCGTTCCGACCGACGTCGCTCTGGCCAAGGCTTGA
- a CDS encoding DsbE family thiol:disulfide interchange protein, translating to MNTSAKRALIPLGIFLALAALLFYGLQLDPRKIPSPLVDKPAPEFSLPDLKDPNQTLTRDILIGQVSLVNVWASWCPSCRQEHAELMRIAREHGVRVIGFNWKDTRPEALAMLQRYGDPYTVSLYDPDNKAGIDWGVYGAPETFIVDAEGIIRHKRVGPIDAQVWAEEIQPIVARYQGGKP from the coding sequence ATGAACACCTCTGCCAAACGCGCTCTCATCCCGCTCGGGATCTTTCTGGCCCTGGCCGCCCTGCTCTTCTACGGGCTGCAACTGGACCCGCGCAAAATCCCCTCGCCGCTGGTCGACAAACCGGCGCCTGAGTTCAGCCTGCCCGATCTCAAGGATCCCAACCAGACTCTGACCCGTGACATCCTCATCGGTCAGGTGTCGCTGGTGAACGTCTGGGCCTCCTGGTGCCCGTCCTGCCGCCAGGAACACGCCGAACTCATGCGTATCGCGCGCGAGCACGGTGTGCGCGTGATCGGCTTCAACTGGAAGGACACCCGGCCCGAGGCACTGGCCATGCTCCAGCGCTATGGCGATCCCTATACGGTCTCCCTCTATGACCCGGACAACAAGGCCGGGATCGACTGGGGCGTCTATGGCGCACCCGAGACCTTCATCGTCGACGCCGAGGGCATCATCCGTCACAAGCGGGTCGGGCCGATCGACGCCCAGGTCTGGGCCGAGGAGATCCAGCCCATCGTCGCGCGCTACCAAGGAGGCAAACCATGA
- a CDS encoding cytochrome c-type biogenesis protein, with protein MIRTQTQSLVAALTLAGALLTTAPAHAFTLEEFTFEDPARTQEFRDLTSELRCLVCQNESLAGSQAGVAQDLRKEVYRLMQEGKSRQEVIDFLVERYGDFVLYEPPLKPSTLVLWFGPFLFVGFGAYLLARTLQRKKAEPEQDLSEAERARLQQLLAKTGDQHD; from the coding sequence ATGATCCGGACTCAGACCCAGTCGCTCGTGGCCGCGCTGACGCTGGCCGGCGCCCTGCTGACGACCGCTCCGGCTCACGCCTTCACCCTGGAAGAGTTCACCTTCGAGGATCCGGCGCGCACCCAGGAATTCCGCGATCTCACCAGCGAGCTGCGCTGTCTGGTCTGTCAGAACGAGTCGCTCGCCGGTTCGCAGGCCGGCGTCGCCCAGGATCTGCGCAAAGAGGTCTACCGCCTGATGCAGGAAGGCAAGAGCCGTCAGGAGGTCATCGACTTCCTGGTCGAACGCTATGGCGACTTCGTGCTCTATGAGCCGCCGCTCAAACCCTCGACCCTGGTGCTCTGGTTCGGCCCCTTCCTGTTCGTCGGTTTCGGCGCCTATCTGCTCGCGCGCACGCTCCAGCGCAAGAAGGCCGAACCCGAACAGGATCTGAGCGAGGCCGAACGCGCCCGACTGCAACAGCTACTCGCCAAGACCGGCGATCAACACGACTGA
- the ccmI gene encoding c-type cytochrome biogenesis protein CcmI, translating to MIIFWILAGILLALSLVFVLAPLVRPTPPDTAPGQDRLNLEVFQQRLKELDADLEGGFLDQAQYDAARRDLERELLYDLDGAETAATTEHSSSALSRWALALVLTIVVPAATVLAYLEIGRTDLIDQRQTAAMADGANTEAASLEELVQQLEKRLEQEPANIDGWMMLSRTYLAMGRLNAGAKAMERAYALAPNEVELKIAYAEVLGLADPNKSLLGRPAELIAEALAQEPTNSNARWFSGLVAFQRGQYQAARTTWQSILDELAPESEEADNLRKMMDEALRRAGIPAETASVTPGEAGETTASETEASASATPQADTADTQTESEVPAATSRTSLTVAVSLDPSVSDRVSPDDTVFVFARAVQGPPMPLAVQRLQVKDLPATVTLDDSQAMNPALRLSAFEQVQVGARVSMSGQATPQPGDLFGESEPVQRDAGSNVRIRIDRVRP from the coding sequence ATGATCATCTTCTGGATTCTCGCCGGTATTCTGCTGGCCCTGTCGCTCGTCTTCGTGCTCGCGCCGCTGGTGCGCCCCACGCCGCCGGATACCGCGCCCGGTCAGGATCGACTCAACCTGGAAGTCTTCCAGCAGCGCCTGAAGGAACTCGACGCCGACCTGGAGGGCGGTTTTCTCGATCAGGCACAGTACGACGCCGCACGGCGCGATCTGGAGCGCGAGTTGCTCTACGATCTGGACGGTGCCGAGACGGCGGCGACCACCGAGCATTCGAGTTCCGCACTCAGCCGCTGGGCACTGGCACTGGTCCTGACCATCGTCGTTCCGGCCGCCACCGTACTGGCCTACCTAGAGATCGGCCGGACTGATCTGATCGACCAGCGCCAGACGGCCGCCATGGCGGACGGCGCCAACACCGAGGCCGCCTCGCTGGAAGAACTGGTCCAGCAGTTGGAAAAACGGCTCGAACAGGAACCGGCGAACATCGATGGCTGGATGATGCTCAGCCGTACCTATCTGGCCATGGGGCGACTCAACGCCGGCGCCAAGGCGATGGAGCGCGCCTATGCGCTCGCGCCCAATGAGGTCGAACTCAAGATCGCCTATGCCGAGGTGTTGGGACTCGCCGATCCCAACAAGAGCCTGCTGGGGCGTCCCGCCGAGCTGATCGCCGAGGCGCTGGCTCAGGAGCCGACCAATTCCAATGCCCGCTGGTTCTCGGGTCTGGTCGCGTTCCAGCGGGGCCAGTATCAGGCCGCCCGGACGACCTGGCAGAGCATCCTCGACGAACTCGCCCCGGAGAGCGAGGAAGCAGACAATCTCAGAAAGATGATGGACGAGGCGCTGCGTCGCGCTGGGATTCCAGCCGAGACCGCATCGGTCACACCAGGCGAAGCGGGTGAAACGACAGCCTCCGAAACCGAGGCTTCCGCATCCGCCACGCCCCAAGCCGACACGGCGGACACGCAGACAGAGAGCGAGGTGCCGGCTGCCACGTCACGAACGAGTCTGACCGTAGCGGTCAGCCTCGACCCGAGCGTCTCCGATCGCGTCTCACCCGACGATACGGTCTTCGTCTTCGCGCGTGCCGTTCAGGGGCCGCCGATGCCGCTGGCCGTACAGCGTCTCCAGGTCAAGGATCTGCCCGCCACTGTGACGCTCGACGACAGTCAGGCCATGAATCCGGCCCTGCGGCTGTCGGCCTTCGAGCAGGTTCAGGTCGGAGCACGGGTCTCGATGAGTGGCCAGGCCACGCCCCAGCCAGGCGACCTGTTCGGCGAATCGGAACCGGTTCAGCGTGATGCCGGGAGCAATGTCCGGATCCGCATCGATCGAGTGCGACCCTGA
- a CDS encoding YbhB/YbcL family Raf kinase inhibitor-like protein — translation MALVLKSDAFVDGEAIPTRYTSVGEDCSPPLSWENLPEGTQSLVLIVDDPDAPDPAAPRMVWDHWILYNIPPDCGGLPEDTARHGLPEGAGEGINSWGRTGYGGPCPPIGRHRYFHRLYALDVRLPEALGTPGKDDLLLAMDDHILAHAELVGTYEKSVPG, via the coding sequence ATGGCACTGGTTCTCAAATCTGACGCTTTCGTCGATGGCGAAGCCATTCCAACGCGTTACACCTCCGTGGGCGAAGACTGCTCGCCGCCGTTGAGCTGGGAGAACCTGCCGGAGGGAACCCAGAGTCTGGTGTTGATCGTCGACGACCCGGATGCGCCCGATCCGGCCGCGCCGCGCATGGTCTGGGATCACTGGATCCTCTACAACATCCCGCCGGATTGCGGAGGATTGCCCGAGGATACGGCGCGTCATGGATTGCCCGAAGGCGCGGGGGAGGGGATCAATAGCTGGGGGCGGACGGGTTATGGCGGACCCTGTCCACCGATCGGACGTCACCGCTATTTCCATCGGCTCTATGCATTGGATGTGCGGCTGCCGGAGGCACTGGGAACACCCGGCAAGGACGATCTGCTGCTGGCGATGGACGACCACATCCTGGCTCATGCCGAGTTGGTCGGCACCTACGAAAAGTCCGTCCCGGGTTGA
- the fusA gene encoding elongation factor G, whose product MSDYNAEDVRNIALVGHAGSGKTTLVEALLAATGVINVPGNVTKGTTVCDFDPMEKELQHSLDAAISSFTTSGKHINLIDTPGYPDFLGRSLSVLPAVETAALVINAQAGIESMTTRLMKAADNRHLCRLIIVNQIDAEQIDLEQVTAQIRETFGPECLPINLPADGGKRVVDCFFQPSGGPTDFSSVEEAHSQIIDQVVEVDEDLMALYLEQGQELQPEQLHDPFEAALREAHLMPICYVSAQTGAGIPELLEILARLMPNPAEGNPPPFLKGEGAAMEPVRVSPDPSQHVVAHVFKILNDPYRGKIGIFRVHQGRITPASQLFVGDARKPFKVSHLYRVHGNDLIEVDEGVPGDILAVTRVEDIHFDAVLHDSHDEDHFHLTTMECPVPLFGLAINTTKRGDEQKLTDALNKLRSEDPCFHIEHNASANETVVRGLGEAHLKVVLRRLTEQFHVDVETRPPSIPYRETILGQAEGHHRHKKQTGGAGQFGEVYLRVEPKARGTGFEFVDAVVGGAIPGNFIPSIEKGVRQVLEEGAIAGYPLQDLKVTVYDGKYHSVDSKDIAFATAGRKAFIEAVLKAQPVILEPIVKIRITAQDSAMGDLAGDLSNRRGRINGSESKSRGRVVIEGEVPLAELEGYDARLKSLTGGEGTYSIELSHYDPVPGNIQKPLMDAYQRAED is encoded by the coding sequence ATGTCTGACTACAATGCCGAGGACGTCCGCAACATCGCCCTGGTCGGTCACGCCGGCTCCGGAAAGACCACCCTGGTGGAGGCGCTGCTCGCGGCCACCGGCGTCATCAATGTGCCCGGCAACGTGACCAAGGGCACCACGGTCTGCGACTTCGACCCCATGGAAAAGGAGTTGCAGCACTCGCTCGACGCCGCCATCTCCAGCTTCACCACCAGCGGCAAGCACATCAATCTGATCGATACCCCCGGCTATCCCGATTTCCTCGGTCGCAGCCTCTCTGTATTGCCGGCGGTCGAGACCGCCGCCCTGGTCATCAATGCCCAGGCCGGCATCGAGTCCATGACCACGCGCCTGATGAAGGCGGCCGACAACCGGCATCTGTGCCGGCTGATCATCGTCAACCAGATCGATGCCGAGCAGATCGACCTGGAGCAGGTGACGGCCCAGATCCGCGAGACCTTCGGCCCCGAGTGTCTGCCGATCAACCTGCCGGCCGACGGCGGCAAGCGCGTCGTCGACTGCTTCTTCCAGCCCAGCGGCGGACCCACGGACTTCTCCTCGGTCGAGGAGGCGCACAGTCAGATCATTGATCAGGTGGTCGAGGTCGACGAGGATCTGATGGCGCTCTATCTGGAGCAGGGCCAGGAACTCCAGCCCGAGCAGCTCCACGATCCCTTCGAGGCGGCGCTGCGCGAGGCGCATCTGATGCCGATCTGCTATGTCTCGGCCCAGACTGGCGCCGGAATCCCGGAGCTGCTGGAGATCCTGGCGCGCCTGATGCCGAATCCGGCCGAGGGCAATCCACCGCCCTTCCTCAAGGGTGAGGGCGCAGCCATGGAGCCGGTGCGCGTCAGTCCCGATCCGAGCCAGCACGTCGTGGCCCATGTGTTCAAGATCCTCAACGACCCCTATCGCGGCAAGATCGGCATCTTCCGCGTCCATCAGGGGCGCATCACCCCGGCCAGCCAGCTCTTCGTCGGCGACGCGCGCAAGCCCTTCAAGGTCAGCCATCTCTATCGCGTACATGGCAATGATCTGATCGAGGTCGACGAGGGCGTACCGGGTGACATCCTGGCCGTCACCCGGGTCGAGGACATCCATTTCGACGCCGTGCTGCACGACTCGCACGACGAGGATCATTTCCATCTCACGACCATGGAGTGCCCGGTGCCGCTGTTCGGGTTGGCGATCAACACCACCAAGCGTGGCGACGAACAGAAGCTCACCGACGCGCTCAACAAGCTGCGCTCGGAAGATCCCTGCTTCCACATCGAGCACAACGCCAGTGCCAACGAGACCGTGGTGCGCGGACTCGGGGAGGCCCATCTCAAGGTGGTGCTGCGCCGGCTGACCGAGCAGTTCCATGTCGACGTCGAGACCCGGCCGCCGAGCATCCCCTATCGCGAGACCATCCTGGGTCAGGCCGAGGGCCATCATCGGCACAAAAAGCAAACCGGCGGCGCCGGCCAGTTCGGCGAGGTCTATCTGCGGGTCGAACCCAAGGCACGCGGGACGGGATTCGAGTTCGTCGATGCTGTGGTCGGCGGGGCCATTCCGGGCAACTTCATCCCCTCGATCGAAAAGGGTGTGCGTCAGGTACTGGAAGAAGGCGCTATCGCCGGTTATCCGCTCCAGGATCTAAAAGTCACCGTCTACGACGGCAAGTACCACTCGGTCGATTCCAAGGACATCGCCTTCGCCACGGCCGGGCGCAAAGCCTTCATCGAGGCCGTGCTCAAGGCCCAGCCGGTGATCCTGGAACCGATCGTCAAGATCCGCATCACGGCTCAGGACAGTGCCATGGGCGATCTGGCCGGAGATCTGTCGAACCGGCGCGGCCGCATCAACGGCAGTGAGTCCAAGAGCCGCGGGCGCGTGGTCATCGAGGGCGAGGTGCCGCTGGCCGAGCTGGAGGGGTATGACGCACGGCTCAAGTCGCTCACAGGCGGCGAAGGGACCTACAGCATCGAGTTGAGCCACTACGACCCGGTGCCGGGCAACATCCAGAAGCCGTTGATGGACGCCTATCAGCGCGCCGAGGATTGA
- a CDS encoding superinfection immunity protein: protein MDRHQATNPAQNSNSRTWIAAIERRLPPVLVGNLRRLGLRRGIPVFVLVWLLLLLAVDAIYPIDVRGWFISALLILFYLLPTWLAFDQGHRRRVAISVLNVLLGWTIIGWLGLMLWSMTRSHRDSPEPQAPETGALGTHA from the coding sequence ATGGATCGACACCAAGCGACCAACCCTGCTCAAAATTCAAACTCTCGTACCTGGATCGCCGCCATCGAGCGACGCCTTCCGCCGGTACTCGTCGGGAATCTGCGCCGGCTCGGTCTGAGACGCGGTATTCCCGTCTTCGTCCTGGTCTGGCTGCTCCTGCTGCTGGCCGTCGATGCCATCTATCCGATCGACGTTCGCGGATGGTTCATCTCCGCGCTCCTGATCCTGTTCTATCTGCTGCCGACCTGGCTGGCGTTCGACCAGGGCCACCGTCGGCGTGTGGCCATCAGTGTGCTCAACGTCCTGCTCGGCTGGACGATCATCGGCTGGCTCGGCCTGATGCTCTGGTCGATGACCCGGAGTCATCGCGATTCACCGGAACCTCAGGCACCAGAGACCGGCGCGCTCGGCACGCACGCCTAG
- a CDS encoding cell wall hydrolase produces the protein MRTLSTVLLAAIVPTLLTASHTTPRLIETRPSAETRTEIDQDLHCLALNIYHEARSEPESGQIAVARVTLNRVESEAFPESICGVVKQGSQKRHRCQFSWWCDGKPDDPKEQKAWKRSLEISRRVLADEVPDPTDGALYYHTDYVSPKWSRHLERTTRIGRHLFYRPTQS, from the coding sequence ATGCGAACGCTGTCCACGGTCTTGCTTGCCGCGATCGTCCCAACGCTCCTGACCGCATCACACACCACACCGCGTCTGATCGAAACACGACCGAGCGCCGAGACGAGAACCGAAATCGACCAGGATCTGCATTGTCTGGCCCTAAACATCTACCACGAAGCCCGCTCCGAGCCGGAATCCGGCCAGATCGCCGTCGCCCGCGTGACCCTGAACCGGGTCGAGTCAGAGGCCTTTCCCGAATCGATCTGCGGCGTCGTCAAACAGGGCAGCCAGAAGCGTCATCGCTGTCAATTCTCCTGGTGGTGTGACGGAAAGCCCGATGACCCCAAAGAACAAAAGGCCTGGAAGCGCTCTCTGGAGATCAGCCGCCGTGTCCTGGCCGACGAGGTTCCGGACCCGACCGACGGCGCGCTCTACTACCACACCGACTATGTCAGCCCCAAGTGGTCGCGACACCTCGAGCGCACCACACGCATCGGGCGCCATCTGTTCTATCGCCCCACCCAGAGTTAG
- a CDS encoding DedA family protein, whose translation MIDWLVTAVDGWGYTGVMVLMAIESSFIPFPSEVVLIPAGYLAHQGRMDPSLVLLASIVGCLIGAFVNYGLALAVGRPFLERYGRYFFIAPDVLHKTDVFFARHGAISTFTGRLIPGIRQLISIPAGLARMRLATFAFYTAFGAGLWSLVLIALGYFIGGNEALIRENLPLVTVAALIFVALTLLGYVVWNRRRQPA comes from the coding sequence ATGATCGACTGGCTGGTGACTGCGGTCGACGGCTGGGGGTATACGGGTGTGATGGTGCTGATGGCCATCGAGTCGAGCTTCATCCCCTTTCCGAGCGAGGTGGTACTGATCCCGGCGGGTTATCTGGCGCATCAGGGGCGGATGGATCCGAGCCTGGTGCTGCTGGCCTCGATCGTCGGCTGTCTGATCGGCGCCTTCGTCAATTACGGGCTGGCGCTGGCGGTAGGACGCCCCTTCCTGGAGCGCTATGGACGCTATTTCTTCATTGCCCCGGATGTGCTGCACAAGACGGACGTTTTCTTCGCGCGTCATGGGGCGATCTCGACCTTCACCGGGCGTCTGATTCCAGGCATCCGGCAGTTGATCTCGATTCCGGCCGGACTGGCGCGGATGCGGCTCGCGACCTTTGCCTTCTACACCGCGTTCGGGGCCGGGCTCTGGTCGCTGGTGCTGATCGCGCTGGGTTATTTCATCGGGGGCAACGAGGCGCTCATCCGTGAGAACCTGCCGTTGGTGACTGTCGCGGCCCTGATCTTCGTCGCGCTGACGTTGCTGGGATATGTGGTATGGAACCGTCGGCGTCAGCCGGCCTGA
- a CDS encoding sodium-dependent transporter codes for MPDIRGSIHGQWSSRFVFILAAVGSAVGLGNIWKFPYITGENGGGAFVVVYLICIALIGVPIMMAEILIGRRGRQSPINTMHALVADEKAHPAWRWLGWLGVLTGFLILSYYSVIAGWALAYVFRAGAGLFAGANAESVSTLFGALLDSPESMLAWHTIFMVMTMAVVARGVRSGLERAVTILMPALFALLVVLVLYALYAGDFARGAAFLFNPDFDKVFQHCELLESGVKSCRFSGEPLLIALGHAFFTLSLGMGAIMVYGSYMPGNASIARATLTIVAADTAAALLAGLAIFPIVFANGLEPASGPGLIFQTLPIAFGAMPGGQVFGTLFFVLLVFAAWTSAISLIEPAVAWLVENRGMARVPAALAVGAPAWVLGVGSVLSFNLWSGESFQFFGKTWFDLVDYLTANILLPLGGLLIALFAGWVMSRAASRGELRMGDGVGYRTWRFLVRYVSPWLVVIVFLNAIGLI; via the coding sequence ATGCCGGACATACGCGGTTCCATCCACGGCCAATGGTCGTCGCGATTCGTCTTCATCCTGGCCGCCGTCGGCTCGGCGGTCGGTCTGGGCAACATCTGGAAGTTTCCCTATATCACAGGCGAGAACGGCGGCGGTGCCTTCGTCGTGGTCTATCTGATCTGTATCGCCCTGATCGGCGTGCCCATCATGATGGCCGAGATCCTGATCGGGCGGCGTGGGCGCCAGAGTCCGATCAATACCATGCACGCGCTGGTGGCCGACGAGAAGGCCCATCCGGCCTGGCGCTGGCTTGGCTGGCTTGGAGTGTTGACGGGCTTCCTGATCCTGTCCTATTACAGCGTGATCGCCGGCTGGGCGCTGGCCTATGTCTTCCGCGCCGGCGCCGGACTCTTCGCCGGCGCAAACGCCGAGAGCGTCTCGACACTGTTCGGGGCCCTGCTGGATTCGCCCGAATCCATGCTCGCCTGGCACACCATCTTCATGGTAATGACCATGGCCGTGGTGGCACGCGGTGTGCGCAGCGGCCTGGAGCGGGCCGTGACCATCCTGATGCCGGCGCTTTTCGCGCTACTGGTGGTCCTGGTGCTCTACGCTCTGTATGCAGGCGATTTCGCGCGCGGCGCGGCGTTTCTCTTCAACCCCGACTTCGACAAGGTGTTCCAGCATTGCGAACTACTGGAGTCCGGTGTGAAGTCGTGCCGCTTCTCCGGCGAGCCGCTGTTGATCGCCCTGGGGCACGCCTTCTTCACCCTGAGTCTCGGCATGGGCGCAATCATGGTCTATGGCTCCTACATGCCGGGCAATGCCTCGATCGCGCGTGCGACCCTGACCATCGTGGCCGCCGACACGGCGGCGGCGCTGCTGGCAGGGCTGGCGATCTTCCCGATCGTCTTCGCCAACGGGCTGGAGCCGGCGTCCGGTCCGGGGCTGATCTTCCAGACGCTGCCGATCGCTTTCGGGGCCATGCCGGGTGGGCAGGTGTTCGGCACGCTGTTCTTCGTGCTGCTGGTGTTCGCGGCCTGGACCTCGGCGATCTCACTCATCGAACCGGCGGTGGCCTGGCTGGTCGAGAATCGGGGGATGGCACGTGTTCCGGCAGCGCTCGCCGTCGGGGCGCCGGCCTGGGTGCTCGGTGTCGGCTCGGTGCTGTCTTTCAATCTCTGGTCGGGCGAGTCCTTCCAGTTCTTTGGCAAGACCTGGTTCGACCTCGTGGATTATCTGACGGCCAACATCCTGCTGCCGTTGGGCGGGCTGTTGATCGCGCTCTTCGCCGGCTGGGTGATGTCGCGCGCCGCCTCGCGCGGCGAGCTGCGGATGGGGGATGGAGTCGGGTATCGCACCTGGCGGTTCCTGGTACGCTATGTCTCGCCCTGGCTGGTCGTGATCGTTTTTCTCAACGCTATTGGACTGATTTGA